From the genome of uncultured Bacteroides sp., one region includes:
- the istB gene encoding IS21-like element helper ATPase IstB has protein sequence MELTIAKLVEAERIYRNNQKTMMYLKTSKLRYGACIEDIECSAARNLTKDMMAQIGDCSFIRRAENVLITGLTGCGKSYLACALGRQACQMGFRTEYLNMNKFIERIALSKIDGTFLKVITHLEKNELIILDDFGLQPLDVNSRLALLQILEERYDRKSVIIISQLPISKWYDYIAEPTLADAIMDRLINNATHIELKGESMRKRQKK, from the coding sequence ATGGAGCTCACCATAGCCAAACTCGTTGAAGCGGAACGTATTTACCGCAATAACCAGAAGACCATGATGTATCTGAAAACCAGCAAGCTCAGATACGGTGCGTGCATAGAGGATATAGAATGTTCCGCGGCACGCAATCTGACCAAAGACATGATGGCTCAAATTGGGGATTGCAGCTTTATACGCAGAGCGGAGAATGTCTTGATAACAGGGCTTACCGGATGCGGTAAATCTTATCTGGCATGTGCTCTGGGTAGACAGGCGTGCCAAATGGGATTCCGAACGGAGTATCTGAATATGAACAAGTTTATAGAGAGGATAGCTTTGTCGAAAATTGATGGAACCTTTCTCAAAGTGATTACTCATCTGGAGAAGAATGAACTGATCATACTGGATGACTTTGGGTTACAACCATTGGATGTAAACTCCAGATTGGCGCTCTTGCAAATCTTAGAGGAAAGGTATGATAGAAAATCGGTTATTATTATATCACAACTACCGATTAGTAAATGGTATGATTACATAGCAGAACCGACCTTAGCGGATGCAATTATGGATCGGTTAATCAATAATGCAACGCATATAGAACTAAAAGGTGAATCTATGCGTAAAAGACAGAAAAAATAA